In Oncorhynchus gorbuscha isolate QuinsamMale2020 ecotype Even-year linkage group LG03, OgorEven_v1.0, whole genome shotgun sequence, the DNA window TCTGGTCCCTCCAGCAAGGCATTCTGTTGCATTCCTTCAAAACCCGGTCGTTGTGCAGCATGGCAGGAACAGGGACTCCAATGATATTGACTGGGCAAGGCACAAAGTTCACTCTCCTCAAAGTGACTGATTTTTCGGAGTTTCCGGTACCTTCCAAATGCAGTGCTTGTGTCCCTGTTAGAGATGGTGGCCGATGTGAGTTGGGTACCGTTACCTCTTCtgaccacacctgtgtggaactGCAGTCTTGCTGTGTGGCCTGTAGAGGGTCCAATTATGTTTGTCAGTCTTATGTATGACTGCATCTGGACAGGGCCAACAGCCAAGTCCGGTGGTTTTGAGAGGACCGTCTGTTTGAGAGACTCCTTTGACAGATTTGTCAAAAGAATCTTGGGTTGATTCTTCAGGACGACTTTCGCAGCTGCACTTAACAAAGCATAGTTGATTTCAGTGTTCTTGTCCAGGGGTTTTCGACTCTTCTTTTTGCCAGTCTTTTTAACCTTTGAGGTAGCAATGTCCAGAGTACTCTGCGTCTTTACTAAAGGCCTGAGTACTGAAGTACAAGACCTGTAACCATAGACATCCTTACTTTTAAGTACAGTAGGCTTGTGACCTTCATCTTTGAGTCCCTCAATGAAAGTGGCCAGTTCCTTTTCACTGTCAAAAAGGTCATCTGACATAGGACTGAATGCCTTCAGGGTCTCCAGTAGAGTAGTTTGGCCAGCTGAGGTGAATCGTGACCATGACAAGACAACCTTCTCTGCAGCTTCCTTACAATTCATGGCATATACCATCTGTTAGCATTGGCAATACTCACGTCCGAGATGAGCCCTGTGGgaaagaaatgtaaaaaaaaaaaaaattagaaAATGTGCAGTGACTTCGTACTAAAACTTCTGTAAATCATTGACATTCAAAAACTTTAATATGGGACATTTAGGTTGCTGATTAACATATGATTCAAAGTACCACAGACAAAAAGGGGAAACCCAGACACGTCACGGGGAAGTACAAATCTGAAGCATTTGTTTAGAAAATGGTTCTAAATTAAACTTGGCTGACATTCTTTTAATTCAATCTCAATACAGCTTTTGGTTCCGTATGCGCTCTTTTTTCATGCATAACAAAATTATGCTTCAACTAGCGAGTTAATGCGACCACTCTGACTTTAATTAATAAGGTGACTGGGAATCATTTTGTAAGCCTTCTGCCGTGTTTGAGAAGTCAAGGCCCTTTGGATGACTTCTGTACACCTGCCACATTTTGCACATTTGATATTCTTGAGTTATCTGCGCCAAGCAGAGCAGGCAGGGCCTTTGCAACTCCAGACACCGTGTACACATGCAGCTTCAGAGCCAGTACTGTTCTTCCTTCAGACAAGCATGCATAAACTTTCATTTTTAAATCTCCTTCACATTCGCTTGTAAAATGTACAAGCTCAACAATACAGTAGCTCCCACAACACACAACAGCTGGATAGCATGTCTTTGTGCTCGCTAGCTAAATATGCCAACAGCCTCCATGGAAATTCAACATTGTGCTAATTTTAATAGCATTCTGATAAGAGGCTCAATGGTATTTGCCTGTTTTTAGCACCCCCTTGAGCACTAAGCCGGTaattcaattttttttatttcaccattatttaaccaggtaggctagttgagaagttctcatttgcgacctggccaagattaaaCGCAGCAATTTGACACAataagagttacacatggaataaacagtcaatacagtagaacaaaagaaaacagaaagtctatatacagtgactGCAAATGAGGTaggttaaggaaataaataggccatggtggcaaagtaattacaatatagcaattaaacactggaatagCATAAATCCCAGGATGCGAGAAGGATGGTATGgagatttttaaaaatctatatctgtctctgtatctatctatatttttttaaatcgggGAAATCACACAGCCCTAATGGAGGCATTGTTATTAGGATATTTGTCACGTAGAGGGGATGACATGTTATAGACATCAGTTGGTCAGAAAGATGGTTTTATACAGAGGGTGGTTCTATAACGGAATGTGTACAAGTAGCTTAGTTAAAGGGGATGAAGTGGAAAACCTATAAGAGGATAGCACTCCAAGATGAGGGATACACATGACAGCAAGCTGTTCAATACTGAGCCATACCGACTGACAAGTGGTGTGGATTGGGAAAGTTCGGCTCAGTCCCACAGTGTTATCAATAGCAGTTTTTACGTTATCCCGACAGCTACCGGATTTTGGCCAATAAAAACATGAAGCCATAAAACTTGCTGACCAAATTGACGAGAAGAAAGCATTATTTTGcaatgattttttaaaaattaattggacataccagtggaggtacagtggcttcagaaagtattcgcacTGATTGACTTTCTAGATTTGTTGTTACAGACCAAATTTAAAGCGGATTAAATTTAGATTTGTCATCACTGGCCTACATACAATGCCCCATGTCAAAGTGGATGTCAATGTTTCTCTACAAGTTCATAAAAAtctgaaatatcttgagtcaataagtattccggagttctaaattgagcagctgctgaaaaatgagctcctgtatatattgagatttaaaatgttttttttttttttttagagtgaagtacatcacaaaaatcaagagaaaactgcaagactcaatagaagacaaaacaaggaacaaaccaaaaaagacaggcttttgaaaaattaactatttttcataaaattgtacagttatcttagctagctgaattgctagcagaattgtttacttgttgctaagcagttgctagggactctcctggaagaagctagctagcttacaaagaataacaacaaaaaatatctagttaacagaagaaaggaagacaaaataaggacaaaaggacagaagaaaaaggaaaagaaagaggacaacaaagtgaaacagtcagcacttctattgcaacttcgtatttcgtcgtcctaacgtagtctacactgctatctgcccagcagctagccagctagcatacgtccaccgtctaccgaatagcagcactgtagaaactattacactcaacgacttgattagtgtagtgttagctagctacatagttgtctttgctgtcttcgtatccaagataattgtgtagtttagagcgtgtagtcttagagtgattatcttaatttaccgaggttagctagccagctatttgtcgtccttaacgtaggagacactgctagctagccaacagctagccaacgtctactgaatagaacttccgcactcaacaacccggtcgcattccgcttcgctccacaggtagtatcacatttttcatttcatttcattacagcacaacggtttgatttgtttgatcgtagctagctacatagctagctacatagccgtctgtgtatcaaagataattgtgtagtctagagcgattttctaggttagctagccagctattgtcgttcttttaacgtaacgtaatcaacactgctagctagccagctagtccccgaatagcagcactgtagaaactattacactcaacggaacaacttgattagtgtagtgtcaacaacgcagccactgccagctagcctacttcagcagtactgtatcatttgaatcattttagtcaataagattcttgctacgtaagcttaactttctgaacattcgagacgtgtagtccacttgtcattccaatctccttgcattagcgtagcctcttctgtagcctgtcaactatgtgtccttcgtccgcccacgtgttctcgcacaccccgagagcttctggtcagcggggtggtggcatcgggatccttatctctcccaagtggtcattctctctttctccccttacccatctgtctatcgcctcctttgaatttcatgctgtcacagttaccagccctttcaagcttaacatccttatcatttatcgccctccaggtcccctcggagagttcatcaatgagcttgatgccttgataagctcctttcctgaggacggctcacctctcacagttctgggcgactttaacctccccacgtctacctttgactcattcctctctgcctcctttccactcctctcctcttttgacctcaccctctcaccttccccccctactcacaaggcaggcaatacgctcgacctcatctttactagatgctgtttttccactaacctcattgcaactcccctccaagtctccgaccactaccttgtatccttttccctctcgctctcatccaacacttcccacactgcccctactcggatggtatcgcgccgtcccaaccttcgctctctctcccccgctactctctcctcttccatcctatcatctcttccctctgctcaaaccttcaacctatctcctgattctgcctcctcaaccctcctctcctccctttctgcatcctttgactctatgtcccctatcttccaggccggctcggtcctcccctccgtggcttgacgactcattgcgagctcacagaacagggctccgggcagcagagcggaaatggaggaaaactcacctccccgcggacctggcatcctttcactccctcccctctacattttcctcctccgtctctgctgctaaagccactttctaccactaaattccaagcatctgcctctaaccctaggaagcgctttgccaccttctcctccctcctgaatcctcctcccccccctcctccctctctgcagatgacttcgtcaaccattttgaaaagaaggtcgacgacatccgatcctcgttttctaagtcaaacgacaccgctggttctgctcacactgccctaccctgtgctctgacctctttctccagatgaaatctcgcgtcttgtgacggccggccgcccaacaacctgcccgctcgaccctatcccctcctctcttctccagaccatttccggagaccttctcccttacctcacctcgctcatcaacttatccctgaccgctggctacgtcccttccgtcttcaagagagcaagagttgcaccccttctgaaaaaacctacacttgatccctccgatgtcaacaactacagaccagtatcccttctttcttttctctccaaaactcttgaacgtgccgtccttggtcagctctcccgctatctctcagaatgaccttcttgatccaaatcagtcaggtttcaagactagtcattcaactgagactgctcttctctgtatcacggaggcgctccgcaccgctaaagctaactctctcctctgctctcatccttctagacctatcggctgccttcgatactgtgaaccatcagatcctcctctccaccctctcagagttgggcatctccggcgcggcccacgcttggattgcgtcctacctgacaggtcgctcctaccaggtggcgtggcgagaatctgtctcctcaccactggtgtcccccagggctctgttctaggccctctcctattctcgctatacaccaagtcacttggctctgtcataacctcacatggtctctcctatcattgctatgcagacgacacacaattaatcttctcctttcccccttctgatgaccaggtggcgaatcgcatctctgcatgtctggcagacatatcagtgtggatgacggatcaccacctcaagctgaacttcggcaagacggagctgctcttcctcccggggaaggactgcccgctccatgatctcgccatcacggttgacaactccattgcgtcctcctcccagagcactaagaaccttggcgtgatcctggacaacaccctgtcgttctcaactaacatcaaggcggtggcccgttcctgtaggttcatgctctacaacatctgcagagtacgaccctgcctcacacaggaagcggcgcaggtcctaatccaggcacttgtcatctcccgtctggattactgcaactcgctgttggctgggctccctgtctgtgccattaaacccctacaactcatccagaacgccgcagcccgtctagtgttcaaccttcccaagttctcacgtcaccccgctcctccgctctctccactggcttccagttgaagctcgcatccgctacaagaccatggtgcttgcctacggagccgtgaggggaacagcacctcagtacctccaggctctgatcaggccctacacccaaataaggggactgtgttcatccacctttggcctgctcgcctccctaccactgaggaagtacagttcccgctcagcccagtcaaaactgttcgctgctctggctccccaatggtggaacaaactccctcacgacgccaggacagcggagttaatcaccaccttccggagacacctgaaaccccacctctttaaggaatacctaggataggataaagtaatccttctcaccccccttaaaatatttagatgcactattgtaaagtggctgttccactagatgtcataaggtgaatgcaccaatttgtaagtcgctctggataagagcgtctgctaaatgacttaaatgtaaatgtattcaagCCCTTGGTTATGGGAAGCCTAAATAATTTCAGGAGTAAAATTGTGCTTCAGTCACATggacttttgaatgactacctcagcTCGGAAGCCCACACACAATATATGTTTTAAGTCCCTCAGAGCAGTGAGTTTCAAAACAGATTTTtgccacaaagaccagggaggttgtccaatgccttgcaaagaacacccattggtagatgggtaaaaataaaataaagcagACAATGaacatccctttgagcatggcagttattaattacactttggatggtgtatcaatagacccagtcactacaacgatacaggcatccttccaaa includes these proteins:
- the LOC124031667 gene encoding coiled-coil domain-containing protein 71-like gives rise to the protein MVYAMNCKEAAEKVVLSWSRFTSAGQTTLLETLKAFSPMSDDLFDSEKELATFIEGLKDEGHKPTVLKSKDVYGYRSCTSVLRPLVKTQSTLDIATSKVKKTGKKKSRKPLDKNTEINYALLSAAAKVVLKNQPKILLTNLSKESLKQTVLSKPPDLAVGPVQMQSYIRLTNIIGPSTGHTARLQFHTGVVRRGNGTQLTSATISNRDTSTAFGRYRKLRKISHFEESELCALPSQYHWSPCSCHAAQRPGFEGMQQNALLEGPENVKD